In one Papio anubis isolate 15944 chromosome 11, Panubis1.0, whole genome shotgun sequence genomic region, the following are encoded:
- the LOC101016333 gene encoding zinc finger protein 37A-like isoform X3, which yields MKKSYGSLSFEDVTVGFTQEEWQHLDPAQRTLYRDVMIENYSHLVSVGYCIPKPEVIFKLERGEQPWILEEELPGQRYPDHPETIRKKNNTKFIS from the exons GGATCCTTGTCATTTGAGGATGTGACTGTGGGCTTCACCCAGGAGGAGTGGCAGCATCTGGACCCTGCTCAGAGGACCCTGTACAGGGATGTGATGATAGAGAACTACAGCCACCTCGTCTCAGTGG GATATTGCATCCCTAAACCAGAAGTGATCTTCAAATTGGAACGAGGAGAGCAGCCATGGATATTAGAGGAAGAGCTCCCAGGCCAGAGATACCCAG ATCATCCAGaaacaataaggaaaaagaacaacacAAAGTTTATCTCATGA